The following coding sequences lie in one Acropora palmata chromosome 3, jaAcrPala1.3, whole genome shotgun sequence genomic window:
- the LOC141877195 gene encoding uncharacterized protein LOC141877195: MTHITLKAVLSVRSPTQFMNMMLYSPKKYPLSLVFLHICFALCDVVSSTNSFPGAIYTRVNSRSKEHTFKSFVARSQISCSHGCLSNTRCYSTNFRDAFHPSHLNGLCEFNYDAMVDRQTLENELHHEEGFVYTRYPRGSLDGGCRWYGCQNKGVCILQENAYTCACELPWTGTFCETKILLYNFTTLGAKGSNGPDSNVGYRGTGLQHVSVADGVQEWHVPITAKFIVEACGASGGDGTTAVGGRGAKVKGELRLAKGERLKIIVGQRGLTKGVQNHGGGGGGTFVFNTTNFSVPILVAGGGGGGSQFNGLHGNDKTEGSGNASGSNGVGGLVCRHKDKNSRQPPCGSGAGFYGKGGCRVSKDLLTCSNGECDEGGKSHSDNFKGGNNKSWSKCDGGFGGGGACDICPGGGGGYSGGGVANNWQAGGGGSYIPVHDNTWNATKGGCKEGDGYVAFIIAD; encoded by the exons ATGACACACATCACCTTAAAGGCGGTGCTTTCCGTTCGCTCTCCGACACAGTTCATGAACATGATGCTGTATTCACCAAAGAAATATCCCCTTTCTTTAGTTTTCTTGCACATATGTTTTGCCTTGTGTGATGTTGTGTCCTCCACCAACAGCTTTCCCGGCGCAATTTACACGAGAGTGAATTCTCGATCAAAAGAACACACGTTTAAATCTTTCGTTGCTCGAAGCCAAATTTCCTGCTCTCATGGTTGCCTTTCGAACACCAGATGTTATTCGACAAATTTCAGAGATGCGTTCCATCCCAGTCACTTGAATGGTCTTTGCGAGTTCAACTATGATGCGATGGTGGACCGCCAGACATTGGAGAACGAGTTGCATCACGAGGAAGGCTTCGTTTATACAAGATATCCCAGGGGTTCCTTG GATGGCGGCTGTCGATGGTACGGATGCCAAAACAAAGGAGTTTGTATCCTACAAGAAAACGCTTATACCTGCGCTTGTGAATTACCCTGGACAGGAACATTCTGTGAAACGAAAATTT TGTTGTACAACTTCACCACGCTTGGAGCTAAAGGCAGTAACGGCCCCGATAGCAATGTGGGTTACCGCGGTACCGGACTACAACACGTGAGTGTCGCAGATGGGGTGCAAGAGTGGCATGTGCCAATCACGGCAAAGTTCATCGTGGAAGCCTGTGGGGCATCAGGAGGCGATGGCACTACCGCCGTAGGAGGGAGGGGTGCAAAAGTCAAAGGTGAGCTTCGACTGGCAAAAGGAGAAAGactgaaaataattgttgGGCAAAGAGGTTTAACGAAAGGCGTACAAAATCATGGAGGTGGAGGTGGCGGAACATTTGTCTTTAATACTACGAACTTCTCTGTCCCTATTCTTGTAGCTGGCGGGGGCGGAGGTGGAAGCCAATTCAATGGTTTACATGGAAATGATAAGACGGAAGGTAGTGGTAATGCGTCAGGTAGCAATGGTGTCGGGGGTCTGGTTTGTCGgcataaagacaaaaattcTCGACAGCCACCATGTGGTTCTGGGGCGGGCTTCTATGGAAAGGGAGGTTGCCGGGTTTCGAAGGACCTGCTTACCTGCAGTAATGGTGAATGTGATGAGGGAGGCAAATCTCACAGTGATAATTTCAAAGGAGGGAATAATAAGTCTTGGAGCAAATGTGATGGTGGTTTTGGCGGAGGTGGCGCTTGCGATATATGCCCTGGGGGTGGAGGCGGGTACTCAGGGGGAGGGGTGGCAAACAATTGGCAGGCTGGAGGGGGTGGATCGTACATACCTGTCCATGACAATACATGGAACGCAACCAAAGGGGGCTGTAAGGAGGGAGATGGGTATGTCGCTTTCATCATCGCAGATTGA